Proteins encoded within one genomic window of Paenarthrobacter sp. JL.01a:
- a CDS encoding LacI family DNA-binding transcriptional regulator encodes MTIQDVAVLSGLSICTVSRALRKLPNVSEKAQLRVAEAASKLGYKASAAASRLAGGNTGSVAIVAPTATSWFFAQAVEAAEEVLGDSGYDTVLISLRNKATVRRQFFENLESLAHRVDGLLLLNIDPDPEELEALEACGLAVASVGMQNVPWDNVGIDDEHAAWQATQHLLDLGHWDLAVLSSAEPVLSDIPRYRGFCRALDEHHLTVHPDLVVSCDPSIDDGRRAMAELITRGARPTAVFAHCDEAAFGAMTALREYGLSVPKNVSVIGIDDHPMSGFLGLSTVAQPVADQGAFAANLLCERLLNSEPSHQPSNHLLDTKLIERKTTRHKR; translated from the coding sequence GTGACGATCCAGGACGTGGCCGTCCTGTCCGGATTATCGATTTGCACCGTGTCCCGGGCACTCAGGAAACTCCCCAACGTTTCCGAAAAGGCCCAGTTGAGAGTGGCTGAGGCCGCAAGCAAGCTCGGTTACAAGGCCTCGGCGGCTGCCTCCAGGTTGGCCGGCGGAAATACAGGGTCCGTTGCCATCGTCGCCCCCACCGCTACGTCGTGGTTCTTCGCGCAGGCTGTCGAAGCGGCGGAGGAAGTCCTCGGTGACAGCGGCTACGACACAGTCCTGATCAGCCTCCGGAACAAAGCCACTGTTCGCAGGCAATTTTTTGAGAACCTCGAAAGCCTCGCCCACCGGGTCGACGGGCTGTTGCTGCTCAATATTGACCCCGACCCCGAAGAGCTGGAAGCGTTGGAAGCCTGCGGACTGGCAGTGGCCAGCGTAGGCATGCAAAATGTTCCGTGGGACAATGTAGGTATCGATGACGAACACGCGGCCTGGCAGGCAACCCAACACCTGCTGGACCTGGGCCATTGGGATCTGGCGGTTCTCTCGAGTGCTGAACCCGTTCTGAGTGACATCCCCAGATACCGTGGCTTCTGCCGTGCGCTGGATGAACACCACCTCACCGTCCACCCGGACCTTGTGGTCTCCTGTGATCCCAGCATCGACGACGGGCGACGCGCCATGGCTGAGCTCATCACGCGTGGCGCCCGGCCAACGGCGGTGTTCGCCCATTGCGACGAGGCTGCATTCGGCGCCATGACCGCGCTGCGCGAGTACGGTCTGTCCGTGCCGAAAAATGTGTCCGTGATCGGAATAGACGACCACCCCATGAGCGGGTTCCTCGGCCTCAGCACCGTGGCGCAACCGGTGGCTGATCAAGGCGCCTTCGCAGCGAACCTGCTGTGTGAACGACTCCTGAATAGCGAACCATCCCATCAACCCTCAAACCACTTGCTCGATACCAAGCTCATCGAACGCAAAACCACGCGCCACAAGCGCTGA
- a CDS encoding HAD family hydrolase, whose amino-acid sequence MHMTDLRNAWTGASALLFDLDGVLTPTAVVHERAWQELFDGYLAGIGNQDGYQESDYFDHIDGKPRFDGVRDFLASRGITLPEGPTDDAPTNQTVQGLGNRKNAIFNEIVDTRGVEPYEGSVKFINAALERGLKVAVVSSSRNAPAVLKAAGLDHHFEVVVDGQVAAAVGLPGKPDPATYVYAAGLLELPVEECIVVEDAVSGVQAGAGAPFHAVIGVDRGAGRQTLLDAGATLVVDDLYELL is encoded by the coding sequence ATGCACATGACTGATCTTCGTAATGCCTGGACAGGCGCCTCGGCTCTTTTGTTCGACCTTGACGGCGTGCTGACGCCCACTGCAGTGGTGCACGAGCGAGCGTGGCAGGAACTGTTCGACGGATACCTGGCCGGAATCGGAAACCAGGATGGCTATCAGGAAAGCGACTACTTCGACCACATCGATGGCAAGCCACGCTTCGATGGGGTCCGGGACTTCCTGGCCTCCCGTGGCATCACGCTGCCCGAAGGTCCAACCGACGACGCCCCCACCAACCAGACCGTCCAAGGCCTCGGCAACCGCAAGAACGCCATCTTCAACGAGATCGTGGACACCCGCGGCGTCGAGCCGTATGAAGGATCAGTCAAATTCATCAACGCGGCCCTGGAACGGGGACTCAAAGTGGCCGTCGTTTCCTCCTCCCGGAATGCCCCGGCTGTGCTGAAAGCCGCGGGACTTGACCACCACTTCGAGGTGGTAGTCGACGGCCAGGTGGCCGCCGCCGTCGGACTTCCCGGCAAACCGGACCCGGCAACGTATGTGTACGCAGCAGGTCTCCTGGAGCTGCCCGTGGAGGAATGCATCGTGGTGGAAGACGCCGTGTCCGGCGTGCAGGCCGGCGCGGGGGCTCCGTTTCATGCCGTGATCGGCGTTGACCGCGGGGCAGGTCGGCAAACACTGCTGGACGCAGGCGCCACGCTCGTGGTCGATGACCTCTACGAACTTCTCTGA
- a CDS encoding glycoside hydrolase family 65 protein encodes MALISSDRLRFPCEPWKLVENIHVPGDEGTLETLFALGNGHLGIRGSHSTAGDGELPGTFINGFHEIWDIKHAENAYGFARTGQRIVYVPDANNFTVSIDGEALSLAESTVLDYHRSVDFSTGVYEERIVWSCRSGATVTTVERRAVGFDSRGCIGLELSLSADRDVSADITSGVVNRQDQPVEDHSVHDPRRSGRHAGRVLLPLHLHGADGSLRLAWETSESRQRVAMAVDHWISAEGQPFETLVAEDESSVRYVLAIHDGDTFRLEKSVSYVVAGSSDTEDRGESLAADAEATLVPFPEILAQSKAHYDEYWTTADVSIGGQPEMQQAVRWSLFQLAQATARAGVAGIPAKGVSGSGYEGHYFWDQEVYLLPYLTYTNPCGARKVLESRHAMLPDARVRAKELSVDGALFPWRTINGLEASAYYAAGTAQFHIAAAIAFAANRYQWASGDETFSAELGADLLIETARMWASLGFFGKDGMFHIHGVTGPDEYTAVVNDNLYTNVMARFNLRAAAALEHEGIAETERMVWRQAAERMSLPYDPHLQVFSQDNDFMTLEPWDWNTPKSKYPLLLNFHPLVIYRHQVLKQADTVLAMFLQWQDFTAEEKQRAFDFYDPITTGDSTLSACVQGIMAAEVGYGDIALKHFTEALFIDLDNSHGNTIDGVHIASTGGIWSSLVCGFAGMRDQGAVLRFDPRLPAEWEGLSFRLKVQGRLLAVDLAQGSIALTLVDGPGYSDQPLQVKVRDHDVTVGAETVTVALDDVPVPPPSIFPSVFPTAGLPIIR; translated from the coding sequence ATGGCACTCATCAGCTCCGATCGGCTGCGTTTCCCCTGCGAGCCCTGGAAGCTTGTGGAAAACATCCACGTTCCCGGTGACGAGGGGACTCTGGAAACGCTGTTTGCGCTTGGCAACGGCCATCTTGGCATCCGTGGTTCGCATTCCACGGCCGGTGACGGGGAACTTCCCGGTACGTTCATCAATGGCTTCCATGAGATCTGGGACATCAAGCACGCCGAGAACGCCTACGGCTTTGCCCGGACGGGCCAGCGGATCGTCTACGTTCCGGATGCCAACAACTTCACGGTTTCCATCGACGGCGAAGCCCTGAGCCTGGCTGAGTCCACGGTGCTGGACTACCACCGCAGCGTGGACTTTTCCACGGGCGTTTACGAGGAACGCATCGTGTGGTCCTGCCGCTCGGGGGCTACGGTCACCACCGTTGAGCGCCGCGCTGTTGGGTTCGATTCCCGCGGATGTATTGGCCTGGAACTGTCCTTGTCGGCGGACCGTGACGTGTCCGCCGACATCACCTCCGGCGTCGTCAACCGCCAGGACCAGCCTGTGGAGGACCACTCGGTCCACGACCCCCGGCGTTCGGGCCGGCACGCAGGCCGGGTGCTTCTCCCACTTCACCTGCACGGCGCCGATGGTTCGCTGCGCCTTGCTTGGGAAACCTCAGAGTCCCGCCAGCGCGTAGCCATGGCTGTCGACCACTGGATTTCCGCCGAGGGCCAGCCGTTCGAGACGTTGGTGGCCGAGGACGAATCATCCGTCCGTTATGTCTTGGCCATCCACGACGGCGACACTTTCCGTCTTGAGAAGTCGGTCAGTTACGTAGTTGCCGGCTCTTCTGACACGGAAGACCGGGGCGAAAGCCTGGCCGCGGACGCAGAAGCCACCTTGGTGCCGTTCCCGGAGATCCTTGCGCAGAGCAAGGCGCATTACGACGAGTACTGGACCACGGCCGATGTCTCGATCGGTGGTCAGCCGGAGATGCAGCAGGCAGTTCGATGGAGCCTCTTCCAACTCGCGCAGGCCACCGCCCGTGCCGGAGTGGCCGGCATTCCCGCAAAGGGCGTGAGCGGTTCGGGCTATGAAGGCCACTATTTCTGGGATCAGGAGGTCTACCTCCTGCCTTACCTGACGTACACCAACCCGTGTGGTGCCAGGAAGGTCCTCGAATCACGGCATGCGATGCTTCCGGATGCCAGGGTGCGTGCCAAGGAACTCAGTGTGGACGGCGCGTTGTTCCCGTGGCGCACCATCAACGGTCTGGAAGCCAGCGCCTACTACGCGGCCGGCACAGCACAGTTCCACATTGCCGCGGCCATCGCCTTTGCTGCCAACCGCTACCAGTGGGCAAGCGGCGATGAGACGTTCAGTGCGGAGCTCGGTGCCGACCTGTTGATCGAGACAGCACGCATGTGGGCTTCCCTGGGCTTCTTCGGCAAAGACGGCATGTTCCACATCCACGGCGTCACCGGGCCGGACGAGTACACGGCAGTGGTCAACGACAACCTCTACACCAACGTCATGGCGCGCTTTAACCTCCGGGCAGCGGCCGCACTGGAACATGAGGGCATCGCGGAAACAGAGCGCATGGTCTGGAGGCAGGCCGCCGAACGGATGTCGCTTCCCTACGATCCCCACCTCCAGGTGTTCAGCCAGGACAACGACTTCATGACGCTGGAACCGTGGGACTGGAACACTCCCAAGTCCAAGTACCCGCTGCTGTTGAACTTCCACCCGCTGGTGATCTACCGGCACCAGGTCCTCAAGCAGGCCGACACCGTGCTGGCCATGTTCCTTCAGTGGCAGGACTTCACCGCGGAGGAAAAGCAGCGCGCCTTCGACTTCTACGATCCCATCACCACAGGTGACTCCACCCTGTCCGCGTGCGTCCAGGGAATCATGGCGGCCGAGGTGGGCTACGGCGATATCGCACTGAAGCACTTCACCGAAGCATTGTTCATCGACCTGGACAACTCCCACGGCAACACCATTGACGGCGTCCACATTGCTTCCACTGGCGGCATTTGGAGTTCCTTGGTGTGCGGCTTCGCCGGGATGCGCGACCAAGGCGCTGTCCTGCGTTTCGACCCCCGGCTGCCTGCTGAATGGGAGGGGCTGTCCTTCAGGCTTAAGGTGCAGGGACGACTGCTCGCCGTTGATCTGGCACAGGGGTCCATCGCGCTTACCCTCGTGGACGGTCCCGGTTACAGTGACCAGCCGCTGCAGGTGAAGGTGCGGGACCACGACGTCACCGTCGGTGCCGAGACCGTAACGGTCGCGCTGGACGATGTTCCTGTTCCGCCGCCGTCGATCTTCCCCAGCGTCTTCCCGACGGCGGGACTTCCGATCATCCGCTAG
- a CDS encoding YegP family protein, whose product MFEEADGDCRVRLVDDDGTELALSVCFRDRKSAAKAIYSLREIAASGLIEDHTSRAF is encoded by the coding sequence TTGTTCGAGGAAGCAGACGGAGACTGCCGTGTTCGACTCGTCGATGATGACGGGACGGAACTTGCCCTCTCCGTCTGCTTCCGGGACAGGAAGTCGGCAGCCAAGGCCATCTACTCGCTGCGGGAGATTGCGGCGAGCGGACTGATTGAGGACCACACGTCACGGGCCTTCTGA
- a CDS encoding HNH endonuclease: MEQIHLGETKRTGAPLSDVADCIVAIGSFPLSADTGELIAQLRELEALKSAICGLQARVAVAFDTAQRASEAARGVPAAEQGRGVGAEVALARRESPNRGARLFGLAKALVAEMPHTMAALESGQLSEWRATLLARETACLSVEDRAGVDAELAADTGTFEGAGDKVIVAAARAAAYRRDPRTVAQRAGRAVSDRTVSLRPAPDTMTVLTALLPVAQGVAVFAALSKAADTARSRPGAVERSRGQAMADTLVERLTGKAGGINGVELQLVMTDRTLFQGDSEPARLQGYGIVPAQWARELTNPAQATAGGEKPAVDSEYSLWLRRLYTAPATGDLISTDSKARLFPPRLRRFIETRDHTCRTPYCDAPIRHTDHIIPWHQGGPTTLDNGAGLCEACNHSKEQPGWTSTAGQRAEPAPDTRHTLTLQTPSGHSYLSTAPPLPGLELDAGHRIEPAPSEGPVEASTEAAAPGTVMPASPPDPHPVDSRDLTRV, encoded by the coding sequence ATGGAGCAGATACACCTCGGGGAGACGAAAAGAACTGGCGCGCCCCTGTCTGATGTAGCTGATTGCATCGTTGCCATCGGTTCGTTTCCCTTGAGCGCCGATACCGGGGAGCTGATAGCCCAGCTTCGAGAGTTGGAGGCTTTAAAGTCTGCGATCTGTGGGTTGCAGGCAAGGGTGGCTGTTGCTTTTGATACGGCCCAGCGCGCCAGCGAGGCCGCGCGGGGTGTTCCCGCGGCGGAGCAGGGCCGGGGCGTCGGGGCGGAGGTGGCGTTGGCGCGCCGGGAGTCCCCGAACCGCGGTGCCCGGCTGTTCGGGTTGGCCAAGGCGTTGGTGGCGGAGATGCCGCACACCATGGCTGCCCTCGAGTCGGGTCAGTTGAGTGAGTGGCGGGCCACGTTGCTGGCGCGCGAGACAGCGTGTCTTTCGGTCGAGGACCGTGCCGGCGTCGATGCCGAACTTGCAGCTGACACCGGGACGTTCGAAGGAGCCGGGGATAAGGTCATTGTCGCCGCCGCGAGGGCCGCCGCGTACCGGCGGGACCCGCGGACTGTCGCTCAACGCGCGGGCCGTGCCGTGTCGGACCGGACGGTAAGCCTGCGGCCCGCCCCGGACACCATGACCGTCCTGACCGCGCTGCTTCCGGTGGCGCAAGGCGTGGCGGTGTTTGCGGCCTTGTCCAAGGCTGCGGACACGGCCCGGTCGCGGCCCGGTGCCGTGGAACGTTCCCGTGGCCAGGCCATGGCCGACACTCTCGTTGAGCGTCTGACCGGCAAAGCCGGCGGAATCAACGGGGTTGAGCTTCAGCTCGTCATGACCGACCGTACGTTGTTCCAAGGCGACAGTGAACCGGCCCGACTCCAGGGCTATGGCATCGTCCCGGCCCAGTGGGCAAGGGAACTGACAAACCCCGCCCAGGCGACGGCGGGAGGGGAAAAGCCCGCAGTGGACTCTGAGTACAGCCTGTGGCTTCGCCGGCTCTACACCGCACCGGCCACCGGGGACCTGATCAGCACCGACTCCAAAGCCAGGCTCTTCCCACCGAGGCTCAGACGCTTCATCGAAACCCGCGACCACACCTGCCGGACCCCTTACTGCGACGCGCCCATCCGCCACACCGACCACATCATCCCCTGGCACCAGGGCGGGCCCACCACCCTGGATAACGGCGCCGGGCTCTGCGAAGCCTGCAACCACAGCAAAGAACAGCCCGGCTGGACAAGCACCGCCGGCCAGCGGGCCGAACCAGCCCCCGATACCCGCCACACGCTCACACTCCAAACACCCAGCGGACACAGCTACCTTTCCACCGCCCCACCCCTTCCAGGACTCGAACTCGATGCGGGTCACCGAATCGAACCAGCGCCGTCCGAAGGACCGGTCGAAGCCAGTACCGAGGCTGCCGCCCCAGGCACAGTTATGCCCGCATCGCCTCCGGACCCGCATCCCGTAGATTCCCGGGACCTTACACGCGTCTAA
- a CDS encoding tryptophan-rich sensory protein produces MATGSTDFRRQITVTASLVVCIVGSMIGVGVFGGTPIAQAAGGALAADSTLLAPATPAFSIWSVVYAGLVGYTVWQWLPSQRSNPRQRALGWTVAASMVLNATWILSVQAGWLYISVLVILALLVTLVLAFLRYSRTRAASWVEAVVVDGTLGLYLGWTSVAVCANIAAALKASGFSGLGLRPEVWSVAVLVVVAVVGVALAVKGHGRLALAAAIAWGLVWITVGRSSDAPESFPTAIAAAVAAALVLGAAITVRARVVAAAA; encoded by the coding sequence ATGGCAACCGGGAGCACAGATTTCAGGCGGCAAATCACTGTAACGGCAAGCCTGGTTGTCTGCATCGTTGGCTCGATGATCGGCGTCGGTGTCTTCGGCGGGACACCCATCGCCCAGGCGGCCGGCGGTGCGTTAGCCGCCGACTCAACCCTCCTGGCACCAGCCACGCCTGCGTTCTCCATCTGGTCCGTGGTCTACGCCGGGCTTGTGGGCTACACCGTGTGGCAATGGCTGCCATCGCAGCGCTCAAACCCCCGGCAACGAGCCTTAGGTTGGACCGTTGCTGCGTCCATGGTCCTCAATGCCACCTGGATTCTGTCCGTCCAGGCGGGCTGGCTTTACATCAGCGTTCTGGTGATTCTGGCGCTGCTGGTCACCTTGGTCCTGGCTTTTCTGCGCTACAGCCGCACCCGCGCCGCCTCCTGGGTTGAGGCTGTGGTGGTGGACGGAACCCTGGGGCTCTACCTCGGCTGGACCAGCGTCGCCGTGTGCGCCAACATTGCGGCGGCGTTGAAGGCCAGCGGTTTCTCCGGCCTGGGCCTGCGGCCCGAGGTGTGGTCGGTTGCCGTACTTGTAGTGGTTGCGGTGGTTGGTGTTGCCTTGGCCGTCAAGGGCCATGGCCGGCTCGCATTGGCCGCTGCCATCGCATGGGGTCTGGTGTGGATCACCGTTGGCCGCAGCTCCGACGCCCCCGAGTCATTCCCCACGGCGATCGCGGCTGCCGTCGCTGCCGCCTTGGTCCTGGGTGCTGCGATCACGGTGCGGGCGCGGGTGGTGGCGGCTGCGGCCTAG
- a CDS encoding MarR family winged helix-turn-helix transcriptional regulator, which yields MDTEGHARGYWYGKDPGQKAIAIDVLNALRDYRASEQAMRRRTRSAMGMGEKDLLALRYLFEAEAAGKLMKPKDLGDKLGITSASMTTLIDRLVESGHIRREPHPTDRRALILKATPGSDQEVRHTLGGMHQRMLEAASALSPDESRVVVDFLLHMREAMDTIDEDPGEPAGS from the coding sequence ATGGATACGGAAGGCCACGCAAGGGGCTATTGGTACGGAAAAGACCCTGGACAGAAGGCCATCGCCATCGATGTCCTGAACGCACTGAGGGACTATCGGGCCTCCGAGCAAGCGATGCGCCGCCGGACACGTTCCGCCATGGGGATGGGCGAGAAAGACTTGCTGGCACTGCGATATCTGTTTGAGGCCGAAGCTGCCGGCAAGTTGATGAAGCCGAAGGATCTGGGCGACAAGCTCGGGATAACGTCGGCATCCATGACAACGTTGATCGACCGGCTGGTGGAGTCAGGCCATATTCGTCGTGAGCCCCACCCCACGGACCGCCGCGCACTGATCCTGAAGGCGACGCCGGGTTCGGACCAGGAAGTGCGCCACACCTTGGGCGGGATGCACCAACGGATGCTCGAAGCTGCATCTGCCCTGAGCCCCGACGAGTCCCGCGTAGTGGTGGACTTCCTCCTGCACATGCGCGAGGCGATGGACACCATCGATGAGGACCCCGGGGAGCCGGCCGGCTCATGA
- a CDS encoding prenyltransferase yields the protein MTYLWLALLFVAAAVVAGVAFAAQASPRGESRRHWQAVGLAFAALAVLTAVFDSVMIGMELFHYDTSHLLGVTVGLAPIEDFAYPLAGVVALPGLWMWLTRRHERDGDATRGETSRLKGLIPQALLASRPVSWINTAYPFAAAMLLTTRQIDWVLVVGTFYFLIPYNLAMYGINDVFDYESDLKNPRKGGIEGALLQPRLHRPMLWLAAITNIPFLLVLALAGGPASWLPLLVSTFAVVAYSAAGLRFKERPVLDSITSSTHFVSPAVVGLAIAGADVTPGLIILLAAFFLWGMAAHAFGAVQDIEPDRQAGIGSIATVIGARRTVRLAVVLWLVAGLAMLATPWPGPLAAIIAVPYIVNCAPYWNVTDTTAARTNTAWRRFIWLNYGSGFLVTLIFILHWSLTS from the coding sequence GGCAGTAGTGGCCGGGGTGGCTTTTGCCGCTCAGGCGTCGCCCCGCGGTGAATCCCGGCGACATTGGCAAGCCGTGGGCCTGGCTTTCGCGGCACTCGCTGTCCTGACTGCAGTGTTCGACTCCGTCATGATCGGCATGGAGCTCTTCCACTACGACACCTCCCACCTCCTGGGTGTCACGGTCGGCCTGGCACCTATTGAAGACTTCGCCTATCCGCTGGCCGGCGTGGTGGCACTCCCTGGCCTATGGATGTGGCTGACCCGACGACACGAGCGCGACGGCGACGCAACGCGGGGAGAGACGTCCCGGCTCAAGGGCCTCATCCCCCAGGCACTGCTGGCATCACGCCCCGTCAGCTGGATCAATACGGCCTATCCGTTCGCCGCGGCAATGCTGCTGACCACCCGCCAGATCGACTGGGTGCTGGTGGTGGGAACGTTCTACTTCCTGATCCCGTACAACTTGGCCATGTACGGCATCAACGACGTCTTCGACTACGAATCGGACCTGAAGAACCCACGCAAAGGCGGCATCGAAGGCGCCCTGCTCCAACCAAGGCTCCACCGGCCCATGCTTTGGCTCGCCGCCATCACCAACATTCCGTTCCTGCTGGTACTCGCGCTCGCAGGAGGTCCGGCATCGTGGCTGCCCTTGCTGGTGAGCACGTTCGCGGTGGTGGCTTACTCCGCCGCAGGACTCCGCTTCAAGGAACGCCCGGTCTTGGACTCGATAACGTCCAGTACGCACTTCGTGAGTCCCGCCGTCGTCGGCCTTGCGATCGCCGGCGCCGACGTGACGCCCGGACTGATCATCCTGCTGGCCGCGTTCTTCCTGTGGGGAATGGCCGCGCATGCCTTTGGCGCCGTCCAGGACATCGAACCGGACCGGCAGGCCGGCATCGGCTCCATAGCGACAGTCATCGGTGCCCGCCGGACGGTGCGCCTCGCCGTCGTGCTGTGGCTGGTAGCCGGCCTGGCCATGCTGGCAACGCCGTGGCCCGGTCCGCTCGCGGCGATCATCGCCGTCCCTTACATCGTCAACTGCGCGCCGTACTGGAACGTGACGGACACGACGGCGGCACGCACCAACACGGCATGGCGGCGGTTCATCTGGCTCAACTACGGCTCAGGATTTTTGGTGACACTCATCTTCATCCTGCACTGGAGCCTCACGTCATGA